Proteins encoded within one genomic window of Numenius arquata chromosome 12, bNumArq3.hap1.1, whole genome shotgun sequence:
- the CREM gene encoding cAMP-responsive element modulator isoform X8, translated as MAVTGDETDRDSLLLSHVAAATGDMPAYQIRTPSTTLPQGVVMAASPGTLHSPQQLAEEATRKRELRLMKNREAARECRRKKKEYVKCLENRVAVLENQNKTLIEELKALKDLYCHKAE; from the exons ATAGGGACTCGCTTTTGTTAAGCCATGTTGCCG CTGCCACTGGAGACATGCCAGCTTACCAGATTCGAACTCCCAGTACTACCTTACCTCAGGGAGTGGTAATGGCAGCTTCACCAGGGACTTTGCATAGCCCTCAGCAACTGGCAGAGGAGGCAACACGCAAGAGAGAGCTGAGACTTATGAAAAATAG GGAAGCTGCCAGAGAATGtcgcagaaagaagaaagaatatgTCAAATGTCTTGAAAATCGTGTGGCTGTGcttgaaaaccaaaacaagactCTCATTGAGGAACTCAAGGCCCTCAAAGATCTTTATTGTCATAAAGCAGAATAA
- the CREM gene encoding cAMP-responsive element modulator isoform X9, giving the protein MAVTGDETDRDSLLLSHVAAATGDMPAYQIRTPSTTLPQGVVMAASPGTLHSPQQLAEEATRKRELRLMKNREAAKECRRRKKEYIKCLESRVAVLEVQNKKLIEELETLKDICSSKTD; this is encoded by the exons ATAGGGACTCGCTTTTGTTAAGCCATGTTGCCG CTGCCACTGGAGACATGCCAGCTTACCAGATTCGAACTCCCAGTACTACCTTACCTCAGGGAGTGGTAATGGCAGCTTCACCAGGGACTTTGCATAGCCCTCAGCAACTGGCAGAGGAGGCAACACGCAAGAGAGAGCTGAGACTTATGAAAAATAG GGAAGCTGCTAAAGAATGTCGACGTCGGAAGAAAGAATACATAAAATGTCTGGAGAGTCGTGTTGCAGTGCTAGAAGTTCAGAACAAGAAACTTATAGAGGAGCTTGAAACCCTAAAAGACATTTGCTCTTCCAAAACAGattag